One Terriglobia bacterium genomic region harbors:
- a CDS encoding carboxypeptidase regulatory-like domain-containing protein, translating to MQKRLVMLVACLFVFLWAATAFGQTVTANITGSVKDPSGSMIPGATVTITNLDKNIVVRTLTTDADGSYVATQLEIGHYSMSAEAPGFKKTVQTGIELHVNDKLTINLALEVGAISQEVTVEASPVQVELLSPVAAGLISGTQVRQLSLNNRNYEQLVALMPGVSSGAADQLYIGTTNPSGQTNVVSFAINGNRNSANNWTVDGADNVDRGSNLTLLNYPSIDAIAEFKVLRGGYNPEFGRAAGGQVTVITKSGGSQFHGDVYEFFRNDVISANTFFNNANNVKRPPLRYNNFGYTIGGPVYIPNHYNTSKDKTFFFFSQEFRRVITYGTINGTVPTTAEKSGVFPHPVCVAFSGSTCTQTATQITNINPVAAAYIKDIFSGVPDPQNAVTNNLFVPLRNIFNARQELIRIDHIFGPRLSLSGRYLQDKIPTEEPGGLFTGSALPGVATTSTNSPGRSLTFRLTSTLSPTWLNEGGYAFSYGAIISNDIGSNSSSASPDVKIPLPFPVTLGRVPNLTFTGGSGLSGFGPYQDYNRNHNIWDNMTKIWGRHTTKFGFTYYHYQKTENAGSGNQGVFNFANTGKPTAATNFEQSWANFLLGNVSSFTQASLDLTPDIRTHQYEIYAQDEFRLRPNLTLSYGVRYSQFRQPIDKAGFMTNFDPSTYNPANAPKIDPVSGNILPGSFDPNNGIIIADKNSSFGSKVGSESNKNFAPRIGLVWDPFGDGKTAIRTGYGIFYDSILFGVYEQNIFANPPFVQSVNISNTRFENPTAGTPNVSLAPKTVHGTPVDASTPYVQQWSLDVQREISRGLVVDVGYFGSKGTHLLGIVDLDLVRPGAAIAAGIVPAGTQFTTASEAQLNALRPFLGYAAINSLETWFNSNYHSLQVSVQKRFSGSSLFNLSYTWSKNLTDNQSDRSNAPQDFFNRHGGEYGLASLNRTNVLTANYVYAFPWFKNQQGAIGHVFGGWEVSGITTYASGNPLTATTSSVDPAGIGFLGTSAAGPRPDMVGDPNNGAPNTIGQWFNTTAFANVPSKVTRPGNAGRGTILGPGYGRWDFSIFKNIKVREPLNIQFRAEMFNVFNHTNPLAVSTNVTASNFGQITSTRDPRIIQFGLKFSF from the coding sequence ATGCAAAAGCGACTCGTAATGCTTGTTGCATGCCTGTTCGTCTTTCTTTGGGCGGCAACCGCGTTCGGACAGACAGTTACAGCCAATATTACCGGCTCTGTGAAGGATCCTAGTGGCAGCATGATTCCTGGCGCCACGGTCACCATCACAAACTTAGACAAGAACATTGTAGTGCGAACCTTGACGACGGATGCCGACGGAAGTTACGTAGCCACACAACTGGAAATTGGCCACTATTCCATGTCGGCAGAAGCTCCAGGTTTTAAGAAAACTGTGCAGACCGGGATTGAACTCCACGTCAATGACAAGCTGACAATTAATTTGGCTTTAGAAGTGGGGGCGATCTCTCAAGAGGTAACGGTGGAAGCTTCGCCGGTCCAGGTTGAATTGTTGAGCCCGGTCGCTGCGGGCTTGATCTCGGGTACCCAGGTGCGCCAACTCTCCTTGAATAATCGCAATTACGAGCAATTGGTGGCGCTGATGCCCGGTGTCTCCTCGGGCGCTGCGGATCAGCTTTACATCGGGACTACCAACCCCTCCGGGCAGACCAATGTCGTCAGCTTCGCGATCAATGGGAACCGCAATAGCGCGAACAACTGGACGGTCGATGGAGCTGATAATGTGGACCGTGGTTCGAATCTGACACTGCTGAATTACCCCAGCATCGATGCGATCGCGGAATTCAAAGTTCTGCGCGGGGGATACAATCCGGAGTTCGGAAGAGCTGCGGGCGGACAGGTCACCGTCATCACCAAGTCCGGTGGGAGCCAGTTTCATGGCGACGTTTACGAGTTCTTCCGCAATGATGTGATCTCCGCCAACACCTTCTTCAACAATGCCAATAATGTTAAGCGGCCGCCACTGCGTTACAACAACTTTGGATATACGATCGGCGGACCCGTTTACATTCCCAACCATTACAACACCAGCAAGGACAAGACCTTCTTCTTTTTCTCGCAGGAATTTCGAAGAGTAATCACCTATGGAACGATCAATGGCACCGTGCCAACGACCGCGGAGAAGAGCGGGGTTTTTCCGCATCCGGTGTGCGTGGCTTTTTCGGGTAGTACGTGCACTCAGACCGCCACACAGATCACCAACATCAACCCCGTGGCGGCTGCTTACATCAAGGATATATTCTCAGGTGTTCCGGACCCCCAGAACGCTGTGACCAATAACCTGTTTGTTCCGCTTCGGAATATCTTTAATGCTCGCCAGGAGCTGATCCGAATCGATCATATCTTTGGTCCAAGACTCTCCCTCTCGGGTCGCTACCTTCAGGATAAGATACCCACCGAAGAACCCGGAGGCCTCTTTACAGGCAGCGCTCTGCCAGGGGTGGCCACGACCAGCACCAATTCGCCGGGGCGGAGCTTGACATTCCGGTTGACCTCGACGTTATCACCGACATGGCTGAATGAGGGCGGATATGCCTTCTCTTACGGCGCCATCATCAGCAACGACATTGGATCGAATTCGTCCAGCGCGTCTCCGGATGTCAAAATCCCATTGCCCTTCCCAGTGACACTGGGGCGGGTTCCAAACCTGACTTTCACGGGCGGCTCCGGGCTCTCAGGTTTCGGCCCCTACCAGGACTACAACCGGAACCACAATATCTGGGACAATATGACGAAGATCTGGGGACGACATACCACTAAGTTTGGATTCACTTACTACCACTATCAGAAGACAGAGAATGCTGGAAGCGGCAACCAGGGTGTCTTTAATTTTGCCAACACTGGGAAGCCCACCGCAGCGACTAACTTTGAGCAGAGCTGGGCGAACTTCCTTCTGGGGAATGTTTCCTCCTTCACCCAAGCCTCCTTGGATCTGACCCCGGATATCCGAACTCACCAGTATGAGATCTATGCTCAAGATGAATTCCGCCTCCGGCCGAACCTGACCTTGAGTTATGGCGTCCGGTATTCACAGTTCCGGCAGCCCATTGACAAAGCGGGTTTCATGACCAATTTCGACCCGTCGACATACAACCCTGCGAACGCACCCAAGATTGATCCCGTGTCAGGCAATATCCTTCCGGGAAGCTTTGATCCTAACAACGGGATCATTATCGCCGACAAGAATTCTTCCTTTGGCAGCAAAGTTGGGAGCGAGAGCAATAAGAATTTTGCTCCCCGCATCGGCTTGGTTTGGGATCCCTTTGGAGATGGCAAGACCGCAATTCGGACCGGGTATGGAATCTTCTATGATTCGATCCTGTTTGGGGTTTACGAACAGAATATTTTTGCGAATCCTCCCTTCGTACAAAGCGTAAACATTAGCAACACGCGTTTTGAAAACCCGACCGCAGGAACCCCGAATGTGTCGTTGGCGCCGAAGACGGTGCACGGAACACCGGTGGATGCAAGCACGCCTTATGTTCAACAGTGGAGTTTGGATGTCCAGCGGGAGATCTCTCGAGGGTTGGTGGTTGATGTGGGATACTTCGGGAGCAAGGGCACACATCTACTGGGAATCGTGGATCTTGACCTAGTGCGTCCGGGCGCAGCCATTGCTGCAGGCATCGTTCCTGCGGGAACCCAGTTCACCACCGCGTCGGAAGCCCAACTCAACGCTCTCCGCCCGTTTTTGGGATACGCGGCAATAAACTCTCTGGAGACGTGGTTTAACTCGAACTACCACTCCCTTCAAGTGAGTGTGCAGAAGCGGTTCAGTGGCAGCTCATTGTTCAATCTCTCATACACGTGGTCGAAGAACCTGACGGACAATCAGTCTGACCGCAGCAATGCTCCGCAGGACTTCTTCAATCGCCACGGCGGGGAGTATGGTCTGGCATCGCTGAATAGAACGAATGTGCTAACCGCCAATTACGTGTATGCCTTTCCCTGGTTCAAGAATCAGCAAGGTGCAATAGGGCACGTTTTTGGAGGTTGGGAGGTTTCGGGGATTACAACGTATGCCTCCGGGAATCCTTTGACGGCAACCACTTCGAGTGTCGATCCGGCCGGTATCGGATTCCTTGGCACCAGCGCGGCAGGCCCTCGTCCGGACATGGTTGGAGATCCCAACAATGGCGCGCCGAATACCATCGGGCAGTGGTTCAATACCACCGCATTTGCCAATGTGCCTTCGAAAGTGACACGGCCGGGAAATGCGGGTCGTGGAACGATCCTCGGGCCCGGTTATGGTCGCTGGGATTTTTCCATCTTCAAGAACATCAAAGTCCGTGAACCTCTCAACATTCAGTTCCGGGCTGAGATGTTCAATGTCTTCAACCACACAAACCCACTCGCCGTGAGTACCAACGTCACGGCAAGTAACTTCGGACAGATTACCAGCACGCGTGATCCTCGGATCATCCAGTTCGGGTTGAAGTTTAGTTTCTAG
- a CDS encoding isocitrate/isopropylmalate dehydrogenase family protein, whose translation MSKYKIAWLPGDGIGVEVLEAAKIVLDGLALDAEYIHGDIGWEFWCKEGDAFPLRTIDLLKNVDAAMFGAITSKPVKAAEAELAPELKGKGLVYRSPIVRMRQLFDLYICLRPCIAYPGNPLNFREGINLVVFRENTEDLYSGVEFNPVPKELSDTLTKLSKPFAAFKDLPADQYAVSCKINTRKSSERIVRSAFEFARRFKRKKVTVVHKANVVRATDGLFFEIAKEVAKNYPEIRMDDANIDAMTMWLLKNPFNYDVLVAPNLYGDIISDLCAQMVGGLGFGCSGNIGDKLAVFEPTHGSAPKYAGQYKVNPIATILAAKMMLDWLGETEKARNLETAVAQVIQEGQVRTYDMGGTSKTLEMAEAIAEKLEVGALTGTH comes from the coding sequence ATGTCCAAATACAAAATCGCATGGTTGCCGGGAGATGGAATCGGCGTCGAAGTTCTGGAAGCGGCAAAGATTGTCCTGGACGGATTGGCACTGGATGCGGAGTACATTCACGGCGACATCGGATGGGAGTTCTGGTGCAAGGAGGGAGACGCTTTCCCGCTACGCACCATTGACCTGCTTAAGAATGTCGATGCCGCCATGTTCGGGGCAATTACCTCTAAGCCGGTGAAAGCAGCGGAAGCCGAACTCGCCCCGGAGCTCAAGGGCAAAGGCCTGGTCTATCGCTCCCCCATCGTCCGGATGCGGCAATTGTTCGATCTCTATATCTGCCTGCGGCCGTGTATTGCCTATCCGGGGAATCCCCTGAATTTCAGGGAAGGGATCAACCTGGTGGTGTTTCGAGAAAACACCGAGGATCTGTATTCCGGCGTAGAGTTCAACCCGGTTCCGAAGGAATTGTCTGACACCTTAACGAAGCTCTCCAAGCCCTTTGCGGCCTTCAAAGATCTCCCCGCGGATCAGTATGCAGTTTCCTGCAAGATTAACACCCGCAAGAGTTCGGAACGGATCGTGCGGTCGGCCTTCGAATTTGCGCGACGATTCAAGCGCAAGAAAGTCACGGTTGTCCACAAGGCGAATGTGGTGCGTGCGACCGATGGACTGTTCTTCGAGATTGCCAAGGAAGTTGCCAAAAACTACCCCGAGATCAGGATGGATGATGCCAATATTGATGCCATGACCATGTGGTTACTCAAAAATCCATTCAACTACGACGTGCTCGTTGCTCCGAATCTTTACGGGGACATTATCTCCGATTTGTGCGCACAGATGGTGGGCGGCCTCGGGTTTGGATGCTCTGGAAACATCGGAGACAAGCTTGCCGTGTTCGAGCCGACCCACGGCTCAGCCCCCAAATACGCGGGCCAATACAAAGTGAATCCCATCGCTACGATTTTGGCCGCTAAGATGATGCTCGATTGGCTTGGAGAAACGGAGAAAGCCAGAAATTTGGAAACGGCCGTTGCTCAAGTGATTCAGGAAGGTCAAGTGCGGACTTATGACATGGGGGGGACCAGTAAGACCCTCGAAATGGCGGAAGCCATCGCTGAAAAGTTGGAAGTAGGAGCACTGACAGGGACGCATTAA
- a CDS encoding hydroxymethylglutaryl-CoA lyase, producing the protein MNPIIIHEVGLRDGLQVEKQIVPTEEKIKWSEGLIESGVDILQLGSFVHPEKVPQMADTDKLFTHFSQPGKRSRAVILSGLVLNEKGLDRGLACGVEQFCMGVSASDTHSRKNTGMGTDEAVPRIIAMGRKAIEQRKLVQVSVQSAFGCGYEGIVPEERVLNIVKQFLDAGLRTISLADTAGHANPLQVERLFGAIRTLDPAIDCACHFHDTYGLAMANCYAALKAGVKYFESAVAGLGGCPFTAVAGGNVCTEDLVHLFHLLGLRQDVHLDRLIETAKRVSQFFKRDLPGTIYKTGAIPACKPEELATTR; encoded by the coding sequence ATGAACCCGATCATCATTCACGAAGTCGGTCTACGCGACGGACTCCAAGTGGAAAAACAGATCGTTCCCACGGAAGAGAAGATCAAATGGAGTGAAGGCCTCATCGAATCGGGGGTCGATATCCTTCAACTCGGGTCATTTGTTCATCCCGAGAAAGTCCCTCAAATGGCCGACACCGACAAGCTTTTCACCCACTTCAGCCAGCCCGGCAAGAGATCGCGGGCCGTTATTCTTTCGGGGCTCGTCTTGAATGAGAAAGGCCTCGATCGCGGGTTGGCCTGCGGGGTCGAGCAGTTCTGTATGGGAGTCTCTGCGAGCGACACGCACAGCAGGAAGAACACCGGGATGGGGACAGATGAGGCGGTCCCACGCATCATTGCCATGGGCAGGAAAGCCATCGAACAGAGGAAGCTCGTCCAGGTGTCGGTTCAGTCAGCTTTTGGATGTGGCTATGAAGGGATCGTCCCTGAAGAGAGAGTCCTCAACATCGTCAAACAGTTTCTAGATGCGGGCCTGAGGACGATCAGCCTGGCGGACACGGCGGGCCATGCCAATCCCCTGCAGGTGGAACGACTCTTTGGCGCGATTCGTACCCTCGATCCCGCGATTGATTGCGCGTGTCACTTTCATGATACCTACGGACTGGCGATGGCCAACTGTTATGCCGCTTTGAAAGCCGGCGTGAAGTACTTTGAATCGGCCGTGGCTGGACTGGGTGGCTGCCCTTTCACCGCGGTTGCCGGAGGCAACGTATGCACCGAGGACCTGGTTCATTTATTCCATTTGTTAGGACTCCGTCAGGATGTCCATTTGGACCGCCTCATTGAAACGGCCAAACGAGTCAGCCAATTCTTCAAACGAGATCTTCCCGGGACGATTTATAAGACAGGGGCCATTCCTGCTTGTAAGCCTGAGGAACTGGCCACGACAAGGTAA
- a CDS encoding CoA transferase — MKLLSGVRVLDMTNVLAGPFATMHLALLGAEVIKIENPVGGDLARKLGNVPKLNQQLMGTSFLAQNANKKSLTLNLKGDKAKEIFRKLAGTADVLVENFRPGVMDRLGLSYDSLRTLNPRLIYCAISGFGQTGPDASKPAYDQIIQGLSGVMAINGDERSNPLRCGFPVCDTVGGLNAAFAIMAALYHRERTDEGQFIDVALLDSIMPLMGWVAANLLIGNQHPALLGNDNFTAAPSGTFVTGDGYINIAANQQDQWEALTEVLGVPELKTDPRFQERDTRKKNRKELTPLVEAKLKSQSTRHWVEELNKRGVPSGEILSLEASLNAPQIKHRQTIKSIKDEHLGELKLFNLTAKFERTPGDICCPPPRLSANTEEILNRLGYSQEEIKAFREEQII; from the coding sequence ATGAAGCTTTTGTCCGGCGTACGGGTCCTGGATATGACCAATGTTCTTGCGGGACCTTTTGCAACCATGCATCTCGCTCTGCTGGGGGCCGAGGTCATCAAGATCGAAAACCCGGTGGGCGGCGATCTGGCGCGGAAACTGGGTAATGTCCCCAAACTCAACCAGCAGTTGATGGGAACCAGTTTCCTTGCTCAGAATGCCAACAAGAAATCGCTCACCTTGAACCTCAAGGGAGACAAGGCGAAGGAGATTTTCAGGAAGTTGGCAGGGACGGCGGATGTCCTGGTCGAAAATTTCAGACCCGGGGTCATGGATCGCCTAGGCCTTTCTTATGACAGCTTGCGGACACTTAATCCAAGGTTGATTTACTGTGCCATTTCGGGATTCGGTCAAACCGGCCCGGATGCCTCTAAACCCGCTTATGATCAGATCATTCAAGGGCTGAGCGGGGTTATGGCGATCAATGGGGACGAGCGTTCGAACCCCTTGAGGTGCGGGTTTCCGGTGTGTGACACGGTCGGCGGCCTCAACGCGGCGTTCGCGATCATGGCCGCGCTCTACCACCGGGAACGGACTGACGAAGGCCAGTTCATCGATGTGGCGTTGCTCGACTCCATCATGCCGCTGATGGGATGGGTTGCTGCCAATCTCTTGATCGGAAACCAGCATCCAGCCCTTCTGGGAAATGACAATTTTACTGCGGCGCCGTCGGGCACGTTTGTGACCGGAGATGGTTACATCAACATTGCCGCCAATCAACAGGACCAATGGGAGGCCCTCACCGAAGTCCTTGGCGTTCCCGAGTTGAAAACGGATCCCCGCTTTCAGGAACGCGACACGCGCAAGAAGAATCGCAAGGAGCTGACCCCGCTCGTCGAAGCCAAATTGAAGAGTCAAAGCACCCGTCACTGGGTGGAAGAGCTGAACAAGCGGGGAGTTCCTTCGGGGGAGATCCTGAGTCTGGAAGCTTCACTCAACGCCCCCCAAATCAAGCACCGGCAGACGATCAAGAGTATTAAAGACGAGCACCTCGGAGAGCTTAAGCTCTTCAACTTGACGGCAAAGTTCGAAAGGACGCCGGGAGACATCTGTTGTCCGCCACCTCGGCTTTCAGCAAACACTGAGGAAATACTCAATCGATTGGGATACAGTCAGGAGGAAATTAAAGCGTTTAGGGAAGAGCAAATCATTTAG
- a CDS encoding 3-isopropylmalate dehydratase large subunit — MDMTVVQKILAHATGQASVKVGDVVEPAVDLAMSHENGALVINQFTEIYQGTGLPSRVWDPSRIAIILDHRVPAESSKTATNQKKVREFVKAQGITKFHDIRGDEGGICHQILPENGYVRPGAVVVGTDSHTTSHGALGAFAFGVGATEMASIWTLGTVLNVEVPGTIKVVVNGEFSPYVSPKDLILHLIGKLSAEGANFKVIEFHGETIRKMSTSGRLVLCNMSVEAGATSGIVPADEETQRYLREEAGVGEALDMVSPDPEAEYEQVIEIDASQLVVTVACPHTVDNVKPVLAVQGTEVHQIVIGSCTNGRLDDLAIAAKILKGREVAKGVRMLIFPASWRIYKESLARGYLTDLIDAGAVVMNPGCGCCLGVHQGALADGDVALSTTNRNFQGRMGNPKSEVYLCSPAVAAASAITGVITDPGKGAN; from the coding sequence ATGGATATGACAGTCGTTCAAAAAATACTCGCCCACGCCACGGGGCAAGCCTCGGTCAAAGTCGGGGACGTTGTAGAGCCCGCAGTCGACCTGGCGATGTCGCATGAGAATGGGGCGCTGGTCATCAATCAATTCACCGAAATTTACCAGGGCACGGGACTGCCCTCTCGCGTTTGGGATCCATCCAGGATCGCCATTATTCTCGATCATCGTGTGCCGGCTGAGAGTTCCAAGACGGCGACGAACCAAAAGAAGGTGCGCGAGTTTGTCAAGGCGCAGGGCATCACTAAGTTTCACGACATCCGTGGGGACGAAGGCGGAATATGTCACCAGATCCTTCCCGAAAATGGCTATGTACGTCCGGGCGCCGTGGTGGTCGGCACTGACAGCCACACCACCAGCCACGGGGCGCTCGGCGCCTTTGCGTTCGGGGTCGGCGCGACCGAGATGGCCAGCATCTGGACACTTGGAACAGTTTTGAACGTCGAGGTCCCGGGAACAATCAAGGTAGTGGTAAACGGAGAATTTTCTCCCTATGTTTCGCCCAAGGATCTCATTCTCCATCTCATTGGGAAGCTTTCTGCCGAAGGCGCCAACTTCAAAGTCATCGAGTTTCACGGGGAGACGATCCGGAAGATGTCGACTTCCGGGCGGCTCGTGCTCTGCAATATGTCCGTGGAGGCAGGCGCCACCTCAGGGATTGTCCCGGCCGACGAAGAAACGCAACGATATTTGAGGGAGGAAGCTGGAGTCGGGGAAGCTCTAGATATGGTTTCGCCCGATCCTGAAGCGGAATACGAGCAGGTCATCGAGATTGATGCATCCCAGCTTGTCGTTACCGTGGCCTGTCCGCACACGGTTGATAATGTGAAACCGGTTCTCGCGGTGCAGGGTACCGAGGTCCATCAGATTGTTATCGGCTCTTGCACGAACGGCCGCCTCGATGACCTTGCCATTGCCGCCAAAATCCTCAAAGGTCGAGAAGTGGCGAAGGGCGTGCGTATGTTGATCTTCCCGGCCTCCTGGCGAATTTATAAAGAATCGCTGGCCAGGGGATATCTGACCGACTTGATCGATGCCGGCGCAGTAGTGATGAACCCGGGCTGTGGTTGTTGCCTGGGCGTCCATCAGGGCGCGCTGGCCGACGGCGATGTGGCGCTTTCCACAACCAATCGCAATTTCCAGGGAAGAATGGGGAATCCGAAATCTGAAGTTTATCTCTGCTCTCCTGCCGTTGCTGCGGCGAGCGCCATCACCGGGGTCATCACTGATCCGGGCAAAGGAGCCAATTGA
- the leuD gene encoding 3-isopropylmalate dehydratase small subunit (catalyzes the isomerization between 2-isopropylmalate and 3-isopropylmalate in leucine biosynthesis), with product MTTQMKAQPATIVGRVILKLGNDISTDVIYPGRFMATVLPAETPQYAFADLAEFNTQLKKKAFPPHSILVGGNNFGCGSSREQAASTLKGHELVIVAKGFARIFLQNAINLGLRTIVCPELEASEGDDLEVSEGRVVNRTTLKSYPTVALPAARQAIINAGGLIPYTRKRLLEKVGKN from the coding sequence ATGACGACTCAAATGAAAGCTCAACCCGCCACGATCGTAGGCAGAGTCATCCTCAAACTGGGCAATGATATCTCAACCGACGTTATTTATCCCGGTCGCTTCATGGCTACTGTGTTGCCTGCGGAAACCCCGCAATATGCCTTCGCCGACCTTGCGGAATTCAACACCCAATTGAAGAAGAAAGCGTTCCCACCCCACAGCATCCTTGTCGGCGGCAACAATTTTGGGTGCGGATCCTCCCGCGAACAGGCTGCCTCGACGCTCAAAGGGCATGAACTGGTGATTGTCGCGAAAGGCTTTGCGCGGATCTTCTTGCAGAACGCCATCAACCTCGGCCTGAGAACCATCGTGTGTCCGGAACTGGAAGCTTCGGAAGGGGACGATTTGGAAGTCTCGGAAGGACGAGTGGTGAACCGGACGACCCTGAAGAGCTATCCGACCGTGGCTCTACCGGCGGCCCGCCAGGCGATTATTAACGCCGGAGGATTGATTCCTTACACGCGAAAGAGATTGTTGGAAAAGGTGGGAAAGAACTGA
- the mscL gene encoding large conductance mechanosensitive channel protein MscL: MLKEFKEFAMRGNVLDMAVGIIIGAAFGKIITSFVSDVLMPPIGLLLGKVDFTNMFFDLSGQHFAKLSEAKAAGAATLNYGLFINTIIDFLIVAFVIFLLIRQVNRMKRQPEPAPANSKECNYCVSTIPLKATRCPNCTSELKAA, encoded by the coding sequence ATGTTGAAAGAATTCAAAGAATTTGCAATGCGCGGCAACGTGCTCGACATGGCTGTGGGCATCATCATTGGGGCGGCCTTTGGCAAGATCATCACTTCGTTCGTAAGCGACGTCCTGATGCCGCCCATTGGACTGCTGCTCGGCAAGGTGGATTTCACGAACATGTTTTTCGATCTCTCCGGCCAACACTTCGCCAAACTGTCCGAAGCCAAGGCTGCCGGGGCCGCAACCCTGAATTACGGTCTGTTCATCAACACGATTATTGACTTTCTCATTGTGGCCTTCGTGATTTTTCTCCTCATCCGGCAGGTGAATCGAATGAAACGCCAACCCGAGCCGGCCCCCGCAAATTCCAAGGAGTGTAATTATTGCGTGTCGACTATTCCCCTCAAAGCCACCCGCTGCCCTAATTGCACTTCCGAGTTGAAGGCAGCCTGA
- the glnA gene encoding type I glutamate--ammonia ligase, whose amino-acid sequence MAVGSLQTCNNLIKSKKIEVIDIKCIDLVGHLHHISLPVFPNILTKLIEEGVGFDGSSYGFRKVENSDMILIPDLTTAVLDPFRDAPTLSFYSNVFLTDDKRTPFSQDSRALARKAERLLKEIVPADKSWWGPEFEFYIFSKVRFDTRTASSFYEVEHAEEFFRNAYHAVNPFDVYDDFRDGASKLLKEFGIEVKYHHHEAGERGQQEIETYFTDLLTTADNVVTAKYVLFNLARQRDLFITFMPKPMYQQSGNGLHLHLYLTRNGKNAFYKRGEYGNMNELGRFFIGGMLKHGAALSAFTNPSTNSYKRLVPGFEAPVALTYAQGNRASAIRIPKYVTNPQETRFEYRPPDATANPYLCLSAMLLAGIDGVVNKIDPVKEGFGPFDEDLSPETMKGHIHFLPRNLEEALDALAIDHEFLRRGGIFTDELLDQWVKIKQQDIKSIGTMPHPFEYKLYFNL is encoded by the coding sequence ATGGCAGTTGGATCTCTGCAAACCTGCAACAATCTGATCAAGAGTAAGAAAATCGAAGTCATCGACATCAAATGCATCGACCTGGTAGGACATTTGCACCATATTTCCTTGCCGGTCTTTCCAAACATCCTGACCAAGCTTATTGAAGAAGGGGTTGGATTCGATGGATCAAGTTATGGCTTCCGCAAGGTCGAGAACAGCGACATGATCCTGATCCCGGATTTGACTACCGCCGTCCTCGATCCCTTCCGCGATGCACCCACGTTGAGTTTTTATTCCAACGTGTTCCTGACAGACGACAAACGCACTCCCTTCTCGCAAGACAGCAGGGCGCTTGCTCGCAAGGCCGAACGGCTTCTGAAGGAAATAGTACCCGCCGACAAATCGTGGTGGGGGCCGGAGTTTGAGTTCTACATCTTTTCCAAAGTCCGCTTCGATACCCGCACCGCGTCCTCCTTTTATGAAGTTGAGCATGCCGAAGAGTTCTTCCGGAATGCGTACCACGCGGTCAATCCCTTTGATGTCTACGACGATTTTCGCGACGGGGCCAGCAAGCTCCTCAAGGAGTTCGGCATCGAGGTCAAGTACCACCATCATGAGGCCGGAGAGCGAGGACAGCAGGAAATTGAGACGTATTTCACGGATCTGCTGACGACGGCGGACAATGTCGTGACGGCGAAATACGTTCTCTTCAACCTCGCCCGCCAGCGGGATCTGTTCATCACGTTTATGCCCAAACCCATGTATCAACAGTCGGGCAACGGCCTTCATCTTCACCTTTACCTCACCCGCAACGGCAAGAATGCATTCTACAAGAGGGGCGAGTACGGGAACATGAACGAACTGGGGCGCTTCTTTATCGGCGGGATGCTGAAGCACGGGGCCGCGCTTTCAGCCTTTACGAATCCCAGCACCAATTCCTACAAGAGGCTGGTCCCCGGGTTCGAGGCACCCGTGGCCCTAACGTACGCCCAGGGGAATCGCGCCTCCGCCATCCGCATTCCCAAGTACGTTACCAATCCCCAGGAAACCCGCTTTGAATACCGCCCGCCGGACGCCACCGCCAACCCCTACCTCTGCCTGAGTGCCATGTTGTTGGCGGGGATTGATGGGGTAGTGAACAAGATCGATCCGGTCAAGGAAGGATTTGGCCCCTTCGATGAAGATCTCTCGCCGGAGACGATGAAAGGACACATCCATTTTCTGCCCCGGAACCTTGAAGAAGCGCTCGACGCCCTGGCCATAGATCATGAGTTCCTCAGACGCGGGGGAATTTTCACGGATGAACTGCTCGATCAGTGGGTAAAGATCAAACAGCAGGATATAAAATCCATCGGGACGATGCCCCACCCGTTCGAATATAAGCTGTACTTCAATCTGTGA